The Methanolacinia petrolearia DSM 11571 genome has a segment encoding these proteins:
- a CDS encoding type I 3-dehydroquinate dehydratase, producing the protein MKPRLIISVSSEQDYINAKKYAPDLIEIRIDLLGEGEDNILEECRGNCDIPLIGTIRSLGEGGLFDGSADEWYERIEPWIPVCDYIDLEMPYSGFSRGIRDCGKKVIPSVHLDYMPDDDELTSLERSMRNSGDIPKIIVTPEDHGDVIRLSEFTLKCAKPVITGVMGAEFRWARALCCLFGSYGVFCHAGNPASQGQYHIDEMREILSLLDVSDNTGIPE; encoded by the coding sequence ATGAAGCCCAGGTTGATAATATCCGTCTCGTCGGAACAGGATTATATAAATGCAAAAAAATATGCCCCGGACCTGATCGAGATACGGATAGATCTCCTGGGAGAAGGGGAGGACAATATCCTGGAAGAGTGCAGGGGGAACTGCGATATTCCCCTGATAGGGACGATACGATCGCTTGGTGAGGGCGGACTCTTCGATGGTTCCGCCGACGAGTGGTACGAGAGGATCGAGCCCTGGATTCCTGTCTGCGATTACATCGATCTCGAAATGCCGTATTCGGGATTCTCGCGGGGAATCAGGGACTGCGGGAAGAAGGTGATCCCGTCCGTCCACCTGGATTACATGCCGGACGACGACGAGCTTACCTCTTTAGAGAGGAGCATGAGGAACTCGGGAGACATCCCGAAGATCATCGTCACGCCGGAGGATCACGGGGACGTGATCAGGCTCTCCGAATTTACGCTCAAATGTGCCAAACCGGTTATAACCGGGGTGATGGGGGCGGAGTTCAGGTGGGCACGGGCCTTATGCTGCCTCTTCGGTTCGTACGGGGTCTTCTGCCATGCGGGAAATCCGGCTTCACAGGGCCAGTACCATATAGACGAGATGAGAGAGATCCTCTCGCTTCTCGACGTTAGCGACAATACCGGGATACCGGAATAA
- a CDS encoding CDC48 family AAA ATPase yields MSDNNSYEVTIQEAAHEDAGRGIARLSIDVMQKLGLRSGDVIQISGKAKAAAIVWPGYSQDTGKAVIRIDGNTRSNLRTGIDERVRICRVDAKYADKITIQPTQQITLRGGEEYMARLLNGRPVIEGQIFRVNIMGNALSFAISKVKPSGVAIVGPQTSIEIKETPYVPEEGKKDVPDVHYEDIGGLGRELDQVREMIELPLRHPELFKKIGIQPPKGVLLYGPPGTGKTLIAKAVANEVDANFITLSGPEIMSKYYGESEGKLREVFEQAEENAPTIIFIDEIDSIAPKREETKGEVEQRIVAQLLALMDGLKGRGEVIVIAATNLPDNIDPALRRGGRFDREIEIGIPDRKGRLEIFQVHTRGVPLDLDEIVITTDESEELGKTFTELGEEEGKKYENEIKRRKFLEPFAARTHGFVGADISLLVKEAAMHALRRELKNIKSLDDIPPEIIDKIKVTIDDFEEALKHVEPSAMREVLVEVPNISWEDIGGLEDVKEELMEAVEWPLKYPDIFTRLKTSPPSGILLFGPPGTGKTLLAKAVANKSEVNFISVKGPELLSKWVGESEKGIRNIFRRARQAAPSIIFFDEIDALLPKRGSFEGSSHVTESVVSQILTELDGLEELKNVIVLGATNRPDLLDDALMRPGRLDRAIYVPPPDAEARKKIFEVYLKDSESVISKDIDLDELVKKTEGYVGADIEMLVREAKLASMRDFILKTAGMSDEDRERALSNVMVTKDQIFEAMRKVRGTLDRTTIEEYDKKSWPILFHGDERDVLEKAATLVKRASYGVLSEEIDKKSEELKRETYKPKKDLKKVKELSEELEKLMSEQQ; encoded by the coding sequence ATGTCAGATAATAATTCTTATGAAGTCACAATCCAGGAAGCGGCGCATGAAGATGCAGGCAGGGGAATCGCCAGGCTAAGCATCGATGTAATGCAGAAACTCGGCCTTAGAAGCGGTGATGTGATCCAGATCTCCGGGAAGGCCAAGGCAGCTGCTATAGTCTGGCCGGGATACAGCCAGGATACCGGAAAGGCAGTCATACGCATCGACGGAAACACGAGATCCAACCTGCGGACGGGAATCGACGAAAGAGTCAGGATCTGCAGGGTCGACGCGAAATATGCAGATAAAATAACGATACAGCCGACCCAGCAGATCACCCTGAGAGGCGGCGAGGAGTATATGGCAAGACTCCTGAACGGACGTCCGGTTATCGAAGGACAGATCTTCAGGGTAAATATCATGGGCAACGCCCTCAGTTTTGCAATATCGAAGGTGAAACCGTCGGGAGTTGCGATAGTCGGGCCCCAGACCTCGATCGAGATCAAAGAGACGCCTTACGTACCGGAAGAAGGGAAGAAGGATGTTCCCGACGTCCATTACGAGGATATCGGCGGTCTCGGAAGAGAGCTGGACCAGGTCCGCGAGATGATAGAGCTGCCCCTGAGACACCCGGAACTGTTCAAGAAGATCGGTATCCAGCCGCCGAAGGGAGTTCTCCTGTACGGTCCGCCCGGAACGGGAAAGACCCTGATCGCAAAGGCGGTCGCAAACGAGGTCGACGCCAACTTCATTACGCTCTCCGGCCCGGAGATCATGAGCAAGTACTACGGCGAGAGTGAAGGCAAACTGAGGGAGGTCTTCGAGCAGGCAGAGGAGAACGCCCCGACGATTATATTCATCGACGAGATCGATTCGATCGCTCCCAAGAGGGAAGAGACGAAGGGCGAGGTGGAGCAGAGGATCGTCGCACAGCTGCTGGCACTGATGGACGGCCTGAAGGGACGCGGAGAGGTTATTGTAATCGCGGCCACGAACCTTCCCGACAATATCGACCCGGCCTTAAGGAGGGGCGGAAGGTTCGACCGCGAGATCGAGATCGGAATCCCGGACAGGAAGGGACGCCTCGAGATCTTCCAGGTACATACAAGAGGTGTGCCTCTCGACCTCGACGAGATCGTCATCACGACGGACGAGAGCGAAGAGCTGGGAAAGACTTTTACCGAACTCGGGGAAGAGGAAGGCAAGAAGTACGAGAACGAGATCAAGCGCAGGAAGTTCCTCGAGCCTTTCGCTGCAAGAACTCACGGGTTCGTGGGAGCGGACATCTCGCTCCTGGTCAAGGAAGCGGCGATGCATGCCCTGCGGAGGGAGCTGAAGAATATCAAGTCGCTCGACGATATCCCGCCGGAGATCATCGATAAGATCAAGGTAACGATCGACGACTTCGAGGAGGCCTTAAAGCACGTCGAACCGTCGGCGATGCGTGAGGTGCTCGTCGAGGTTCCGAATATCTCGTGGGAAGATATCGGGGGACTTGAGGATGTCAAGGAGGAGCTTATGGAGGCAGTCGAATGGCCGCTGAAGTACCCGGACATATTCACGAGGCTCAAGACATCTCCGCCGAGCGGAATCCTGCTCTTCGGACCGCCGGGAACGGGTAAGACCCTGCTGGCGAAGGCTGTGGCGAACAAGTCGGAGGTCAACTTCATCTCCGTGAAGGGACCGGAGCTCCTGTCCAAGTGGGTGGGAGAGTCGGAGAAGGGTATCAGGAACATCTTCCGCCGTGCAAGACAGGCGGCTCCGTCGATTATCTTCTTCGACGAGATCGACGCCCTGCTCCCGAAGAGGGGATCGTTCGAGGGATCTTCGCACGTGACCGAGAGTGTCGTGAGCCAGATCCTGACCGAACTCGACGGTCTTGAGGAGCTGAAGAATGTCATCGTCCTCGGTGCGACGAACAGGCCGGACCTGCTCGACGATGCGCTGATGAGGCCGGGAAGGCTTGACCGTGCGATATATGTGCCCCCACCGGATGCGGAGGCGAGGAAGAAGATCTTCGAAGTGTACCTGAAGGATTCGGAGTCGGTGATCTCGAAGGATATCGATCTCGACGAGCTTGTCAAAAAGACTGAAGGCTACGTGGGCGCCGATATCGAGATGCTGGTTCGCGAGGCGAAGCTTGCCTCAATGAGGGATTTCATCCTGAAAACGGCGGGTATGAGCGACGAGGACCGCGAGAGGGCGCTTTCGAACGTGATGGTCACGAAAGACCAGATCTTCGAAGCGATGAGAAAGGTTCGCGGAACTCTGGACAGGACGACTATCGAGGAGTACGATAAG